A genomic region of Persephonella marina EX-H1 contains the following coding sequences:
- a CDS encoding fumarylacetoacetate hydrolase family protein, which yields MKRVVFDSKEVFPSKIICVGRNYTDHIRELGNKNPEEIVLFIKPNSSISDILLKPDERCRYEGEISFIFKDGQIAGVGLGIDLTLIDVQKRLKEKGLPWEKSKAFDNSAVFSDFVRVDSIDYIRMELWINGKLRQSGSVSQMIYSVDQIVNEIKRYFSINDYDILMCGTPEGVGEFEKGDIFIGKIFSGDKLLTEGRWTAE from the coding sequence ATGAAAAGAGTTGTGTTTGACAGTAAAGAGGTTTTCCCATCAAAGATAATATGTGTAGGAAGGAACTACACAGATCATATAAGAGAGCTTGGTAATAAAAATCCTGAAGAGATAGTTCTTTTTATCAAACCAAACAGCAGTATATCTGATATTTTGCTGAAACCGGATGAAAGATGCAGGTATGAAGGGGAGATATCTTTTATATTCAAGGATGGACAGATAGCAGGTGTAGGATTAGGTATAGATCTGACACTTATTGATGTCCAGAAAAGACTGAAGGAGAAAGGTCTTCCCTGGGAAAAGTCTAAAGCTTTTGACAACTCTGCTGTTTTCTCAGATTTTGTGAGGGTTGATAGTATAGATTATATAAGAATGGAGCTCTGGATAAACGGAAAACTCCGTCAGAGCGGATCTGTCTCACAGATGATTTACAGTGTAGACCAGATAGTTAATGAGATAAAGAGGTATTTCAGTATCAATGATTACGACATACTGATGTGTGGAACACCTGAAGGTGTAGGAGAGTTTGAAAAAGGGGATATATTTATAGGGAAGATATTTTCAGGTGATAAACTTTTAACTGAGGGAAGATGGACAGCAGAATAG
- a CDS encoding tRNA (5-methylaminomethyl-2-thiouridine)(34)-methyltransferase MnmD produces MDSRIVTADGTETFINEEYNEAYHSTKAGAYTESLHKFIKPTKILEKALKNKEIYILDVGFGLGYNVATAIKHVRDLSKDVSIHITSVEKDKDVFEKIRQLNIPDSLKDAYEIILSGNIEGDIYSVKKEYLDLKVIFGEGRQILKKLSEEGIKFDAVFYDPFSPKVNTEMWTVNIFRIVKRLMKDDGILATYSASLAVRKGLIEAGFRIGLVEPVGRKSYSTVATVSGDIPPLTEKEKKRLESSPYAVPFYDNDDLTLKKEEIKSRWELKISKNSNNINEK; encoded by the coding sequence ATGGACAGCAGAATAGTTACAGCTGATGGAACAGAAACATTTATTAACGAGGAGTACAACGAGGCTTACCACAGCACAAAAGCGGGAGCATACACGGAAAGTCTACACAAATTCATAAAACCTACAAAAATACTGGAAAAAGCTTTAAAAAATAAAGAAATCTATATACTTGATGTAGGTTTTGGTCTTGGTTACAACGTTGCTACAGCTATAAAACATGTAAGGGATCTATCAAAAGATGTTTCTATACATATAACTTCCGTTGAGAAAGATAAAGATGTTTTTGAAAAGATAAGACAGCTTAATATACCTGACAGCCTGAAGGATGCTTATGAGATTATCCTTTCTGGGAATATTGAAGGTGATATATACTCTGTTAAAAAGGAATATCTGGATCTTAAGGTTATATTTGGAGAAGGAAGACAGATACTTAAGAAGCTGTCAGAAGAAGGTATAAAGTTTGATGCTGTGTTCTATGATCCATTTTCTCCTAAAGTAAATACTGAGATGTGGACTGTTAATATATTCAGGATAGTTAAAAGGCTGATGAAGGATGATGGAATTCTTGCTACATACAGTGCCTCACTTGCTGTCAGAAAAGGTCTTATAGAGGCAGGTTTCAGGATAGGTCTTGTTGAACCTGTTGGAAGGAAGAGCTACTCCACAGTTGCAACAGTATCAGGTGATATACCACCTTTGACGGAAAAGGAGAAAAAAAGACTGGAAAGCTCCCCGTATGCTGTTCCTTTTTACGATAATGATGATCTGACACTCAAAAAGGAAGAGATAAAAAGTAGATGGGAATTGAAAATCTCTAAAAATTCCAATAACATAAATGAAAAATAG
- a CDS encoding DNA polymerase domain-containing protein has protein sequence MAFEEGYLIPFRKNLPEDPKTADQLIDVDRGGLSFRPITGVFENVAELDFFSMYPSIIANYNLSYETINCSHRECTAKLPTGYRVCTKREGIVPKALRFLLNRRTHYKELMKRSQDRREIFDRRQKGLKWLLVVSFGYLGYKNAVFGRIESHETTTAIGRQLLLFVKEIAESRGFRLLHALTDSVWIYRKDATEKDYRELETVLNEKLKRRFKGINKNLIDFRINLEGIFDWIVFLPSKEDGIGVPNRFYGKFRNGELKVRGIEIRRSDSPQFVKIFQSEILEKLKEAENRKQFFEKLRDTEDILKKYRDRLKKGDFSIFQLAVRKRVSKDPTTYQKRTDISETAGTLLKEGIKVNPGEKINIIYVKDSYIKGVPLEIYMRYPKPLDIEKYIKILEESYFPFRTVEKML, from the coding sequence ATGGCTTTTGAAGAAGGATACCTTATCCCTTTCAGAAAAAATCTCCCGGAAGACCCAAAAACAGCAGACCAGCTTATAGATGTTGATAGGGGTGGTCTTTCCTTCAGACCGATAACAGGTGTTTTTGAAAATGTTGCCGAGCTTGATTTTTTCTCAATGTATCCCTCAATAATAGCAAACTACAATCTCTCATACGAAACTATAAACTGCTCTCACAGAGAATGTACAGCAAAACTACCTACAGGTTACAGGGTATGCACAAAGAGGGAAGGTATAGTCCCAAAAGCCCTCAGATTTCTTTTAAACAGGAGGACTCATTACAAAGAGCTTATGAAAAGATCACAGGACAGAAGAGAGATATTTGACAGGAGACAGAAAGGTTTAAAATGGCTTCTTGTTGTAAGCTTTGGATACCTTGGATACAAAAATGCTGTTTTCGGAAGGATAGAGTCCCACGAAACAACAACAGCTATAGGAAGACAGCTTTTACTCTTTGTAAAGGAGATAGCAGAGAGCAGAGGTTTCAGACTTTTACATGCATTAACAGATTCTGTATGGATTTACAGAAAAGATGCAACGGAAAAAGATTACAGAGAGCTTGAGACTGTCTTAAACGAAAAGCTGAAAAGGAGATTTAAAGGGATAAATAAAAATCTTATAGATTTCAGGATAAATCTTGAGGGTATATTTGACTGGATTGTATTTCTCCCATCAAAGGAAGATGGTATAGGCGTACCTAACAGGTTTTATGGAAAGTTCAGGAACGGAGAGTTAAAGGTTAGAGGTATAGAAATAAGAAGATCCGACTCACCGCAGTTTGTTAAGATATTCCAGAGTGAGATACTTGAAAAGTTAAAGGAAGCTGAAAACAGAAAACAGTTCTTCGAGAAGCTTAGGGATACAGAGGATATACTGAAAAAATACAGGGATAGATTAAAGAAAGGTGATTTCAGTATATTCCAGCTTGCAGTAAGGAAAAGGGTATCAAAGGATCCCACCACATACCAGAAAAGAACGGATATATCAGAGACCGCAGGAACACTTCTAAAAGAGGGGATAAAGGTAAATCCAGGTGAAAAGATAAATATTATCTATGTTAAGGACAGTTACATAAAAGGCGTCCCACTTGAGATATACATGAGATATCCGAAACCTCTTGATATTGAGAAATACATAAAAATACTTGAGGAAAGCTATTTCCCTTTCAGAACTGTAGAAAAAATGCTTTAG
- a CDS encoding 3'-5' exonuclease, producing MVKRKLQILDIYSDSFGIHIWLLSEDGKRFSVFRRFRPYFYIGEKNSKDALKLLIKRFGKKIKIEKVLKKDLLKGELQVYKLTTNTPFTYLKAVHLLRKNRVIEDTDIYNIQLTPAQIFMYEKKIFPFCTVEPVERNGKVMFRKIDSAERTDYRIFDLRIMRIKPDIEGGNPKFMRHLPPLYIEMEGESGIVLDDGNLEYLSQLLKKKTLIS from the coding sequence ATGGTAAAAAGAAAGCTTCAGATCCTTGATATATACTCTGACTCCTTCGGGATACATATATGGCTTTTATCTGAAGATGGGAAGAGATTTTCCGTTTTCAGAAGGTTCAGACCTTACTTCTATATCGGTGAGAAAAACAGTAAAGATGCTTTAAAGCTTCTGATCAAAAGATTTGGGAAGAAGATAAAGATTGAGAAAGTATTAAAAAAAGATCTTCTAAAAGGTGAACTCCAGGTTTATAAGCTAACAACAAACACACCTTTTACATACCTTAAAGCTGTACATCTTTTGAGGAAAAACAGAGTTATTGAAGATACTGATATATACAACATACAGCTCACACCTGCTCAGATATTTATGTATGAAAAAAAGATATTTCCATTCTGCACTGTAGAACCTGTTGAGAGGAATGGAAAAGTTATGTTCAGAAAGATAGACAGTGCGGAGAGAACAGATTACAGGATTTTTGATCTGAGGATAATGAGAATAAAGCCGGATATAGAAGGTGGAAATCCAAAGTTTATGAGACATTTGCCTCCTCTATACATTGAGATGGAAGGGGAATCAGGTATAGTTTTAGATGATGGCAATTTAGAGTATCTCTCACAGCTTTTAAAAAAAAAGACCCTGATATCCTGA
- the lexA gene encoding transcriptional repressor LexA, producing MLTKRQKEILQFIGQFYSQYGYSPTLKEIADYFGLSAVSTIHEHIEKLVKEGYLIRTGRGKIRINREKLFEEEPLKFPFYGHIAAGRPIEIEQDIFEYVDLTDLIQCDNCYALKVKGNSMIDEHIMDGDIIIVENRKDVLNGEVAVVLIDGEEATLKKFYLLDNGMVKLVPANEELEPMYYEADRIQVQGVVKGIIRSYRGLKRRF from the coding sequence TTGTTAACAAAAAGACAGAAAGAGATACTACAGTTTATAGGCCAGTTTTATTCCCAGTACGGATACAGTCCAACACTCAAGGAGATAGCAGACTATTTTGGTCTTTCTGCAGTCTCAACAATCCATGAGCATATAGAAAAACTCGTAAAAGAAGGCTACCTGATAAGAACAGGTAGAGGTAAGATCAGGATTAATAGAGAAAAGCTTTTTGAGGAAGAGCCTTTAAAATTCCCATTTTACGGTCATATCGCAGCAGGAAGACCTATAGAGATAGAACAGGACATATTTGAGTATGTTGATCTGACAGACCTTATCCAGTGTGATAACTGTTACGCCCTGAAAGTAAAGGGAAACTCTATGATAGATGAGCATATTATGGACGGGGATATTATTATCGTTGAAAACAGAAAAGACGTTTTAAACGGGGAGGTTGCTGTTGTTCTCATTGATGGAGAAGAGGCAACACTGAAGAAGTTTTATCTACTGGATAACGGGATGGTAAAGCTTGTTCCTGCAAATGAGGAGCTTGAGCCTATGTATTACGAAGCTGACAGGATTCAGGTTCAGGGTGTGGTTAAAGGAATAATAAGATCCTACAGAGGACTTAAAAGGAGGTTTTAG
- the dnaN gene encoding DNA polymerase III subunit beta, translating into MELVIDKNDLQNLLKKAISATEKKSALPILSNFLLEAKDDKLTVQGTDLEVHVSVSVFAKIENEGTACVNAKKLTDISRLLPSNEVYIKLEDSTLKIKSGKTKYNLPVAPSEDFPQMYPFPEDNAFLISGDNLQKAIGKTAYASSKEESRYALQGVLFRSLNGNIDVVATDGHRLALYTIERTGKGDINIIVPQKALNELKKLLTGLEDVEVAATDQYAFFRTKEWILMTRLLEGVFPDYTQVIPSEFSREIKIDKKEFLESIKRVSAVIEGDTKPIKLTLKPEILELKSVSVEYGEAVDELSVDYEGEEYSIGFNAKYLIEAVEVIDGDEVVIKFTNPNAQTLIIPADQEDRYKAIVMPMEIS; encoded by the coding sequence TTGGAACTTGTAATAGATAAAAATGATCTTCAAAACCTCTTGAAAAAGGCTATATCAGCAACAGAAAAAAAATCAGCACTTCCAATACTTTCAAACTTTTTACTTGAAGCAAAGGATGATAAGCTCACAGTTCAGGGTACAGATCTTGAGGTTCATGTTTCTGTCTCTGTTTTTGCCAAGATTGAGAACGAAGGAACTGCCTGTGTTAATGCTAAAAAATTAACAGATATATCAAGACTTCTCCCGAGCAATGAGGTTTATATAAAACTTGAGGACAGCACACTGAAGATAAAATCTGGAAAGACAAAGTACAATCTTCCTGTTGCTCCTTCAGAGGACTTCCCACAGATGTATCCATTTCCAGAGGATAACGCATTTTTGATCTCAGGAGATAATCTCCAGAAGGCTATAGGAAAAACAGCCTACGCCTCATCTAAAGAGGAAAGCAGATACGCACTTCAGGGCGTTCTTTTCAGATCGCTTAACGGGAATATAGATGTTGTTGCAACAGACGGACACAGACTCGCACTTTACACTATAGAGAGAACAGGTAAAGGTGATATAAACATAATAGTTCCACAGAAGGCTTTAAATGAGCTTAAAAAGCTCCTGACAGGTCTTGAGGATGTTGAGGTTGCAGCTACAGACCAGTACGCATTTTTCAGAACTAAAGAATGGATACTTATGACAAGACTTTTAGAGGGAGTTTTCCCTGATTATACACAGGTCATCCCTTCAGAGTTCTCAAGGGAGATAAAGATAGATAAAAAGGAGTTTCTTGAGTCTATAAAAAGGGTCTCAGCTGTTATAGAAGGAGACACAAAGCCTATAAAGCTCACCTTAAAGCCTGAGATACTTGAGCTGAAAAGCGTTTCTGTTGAGTATGGAGAGGCTGTTGATGAGCTGAGTGTTGATTATGAAGGTGAGGAGTATTCTATAGGATTCAATGCAAAGTATCTTATTGAGGCTGTTGAGGTTATAGATGGGGATGAGGTTGTGATAAAGTTTACAAATCCGAATGCACAGACATTAATAATACCTGCAGATCAGGAAGACAGGTATAAAGCCATTGTTATGCCTATGGAAATTTCCTGA
- the gyrB gene encoding DNA topoisomerase (ATP-hydrolyzing) subunit B — MEERKDTVTTEEYRAEAIDVVEGLDHVRARPAMYIGDISERGLHHLVWELIDNAVDEAMAGFAKNISVVIHEDGSVTVEDDGRGIPVDIHPKTGLPAVQMVFTVLGAGGKFSKKAYQYSGGLHGVGASVVNALSRWLVVEVYRDGKVYRQEYEFGKPITPLKTVGETHKTGTKVTFMPDDTIFETVKFKFDTISKRCRELAFLLPGVRFFVSDERVDIDEEYLYEEGIKDFVRVLNAAKDPLFSDVIYVKGEQDRIIVEVAFQYTRSYNEVIESFVNNVKTVEGGTHVAGFRGALTRAMNKTLSGMRLPKELKSGVKGEDLREGLTAVISVKVPEPQFEGQTKSKLGNQEVKRVVENIVGEALLEFFDKNKDIAVKIAEKAIEAAIAREAAKKAKEISRRKSFLEDTSLPGKLADCSETDPEICELFIVEGESAGGSAKQGRDRRTQAILPLKGKILNVEKARIDKILSNDEIRSIINAIGTGIGLSTEEDDEGFDLSKLRYHKIILMADADVDGAHITTLLLTLFYRYFPQIIENGFLYIAQPPLYKLKKGRSEIYVKDDEELAKIVIDFASDEITFEGKNLTKIQIKDLAKKAKEYSDLKRSIYKRKDKKVIDAVIDLNITEDDLTDEDRVKEIVQKLREKLPEYNVYYERNLFEGDIEIFCVREERFKQVQNKIDDDFLTSYAYRRILELSSEIKQIVGELPLTMNYKNKEVTVTDLDQLYDVIWEAGIHGVEIQRYKGLGEMNPEQLWETTMNPKTRRLMQVTLEDAALADEVFSILMGEKVEPRKEFIMKYAKEVRNLDV, encoded by the coding sequence TTGGAAGAGAGAAAAGATACAGTTACAACCGAGGAATACAGAGCTGAAGCTATAGATGTTGTTGAGGGTCTTGACCACGTAAGGGCAAGGCCTGCCATGTATATAGGTGATATATCTGAGAGAGGTCTCCACCATCTCGTCTGGGAGCTTATTGACAATGCCGTTGACGAGGCAATGGCAGGTTTTGCGAAAAATATATCCGTTGTAATACATGAGGACGGCTCAGTTACAGTTGAGGATGATGGAAGGGGAATTCCTGTAGATATCCACCCAAAAACAGGGCTTCCAGCTGTCCAGATGGTTTTTACAGTTTTAGGTGCAGGTGGTAAGTTCTCAAAAAAGGCTTACCAGTATTCTGGTGGTCTCCACGGTGTTGGTGCTTCTGTTGTTAATGCTCTATCAAGATGGCTTGTTGTAGAGGTTTACAGGGATGGTAAGGTTTACAGACAGGAGTATGAGTTTGGTAAGCCTATAACACCTCTAAAAACTGTAGGTGAGACACACAAAACAGGAACTAAAGTAACATTTATGCCTGATGACACAATATTTGAGACGGTAAAGTTCAAGTTTGATACTATCTCAAAAAGATGTAGGGAGCTTGCTTTCCTGCTTCCCGGTGTGAGATTTTTCGTCTCAGATGAAAGGGTTGATATAGATGAGGAGTATCTTTATGAAGAGGGTATAAAAGATTTTGTCAGAGTTCTTAATGCTGCAAAGGACCCTCTTTTCAGTGATGTTATATACGTTAAAGGCGAACAGGACAGGATCATAGTTGAGGTAGCATTCCAGTACACAAGAAGCTACAACGAGGTTATAGAGAGTTTTGTTAACAACGTGAAAACCGTTGAAGGTGGAACTCATGTTGCTGGTTTTAGGGGAGCTCTTACAAGGGCTATGAACAAAACCCTTTCAGGAATGAGACTTCCAAAAGAACTGAAAAGCGGTGTTAAAGGTGAGGATCTCAGGGAAGGTCTTACAGCTGTTATATCTGTAAAGGTCCCTGAACCTCAGTTTGAAGGTCAGACAAAATCAAAACTTGGAAATCAGGAAGTAAAAAGGGTTGTTGAGAATATTGTAGGTGAAGCTCTTTTAGAGTTTTTTGATAAGAACAAGGATATAGCTGTAAAGATAGCTGAGAAGGCTATAGAAGCTGCGATAGCGAGGGAAGCAGCGAAGAAGGCAAAGGAGATATCAAGAAGAAAATCATTCCTTGAGGACACATCACTTCCCGGAAAGCTTGCAGACTGTTCTGAAACTGATCCTGAGATATGTGAGCTTTTCATAGTTGAGGGTGAGTCTGCTGGTGGTTCTGCAAAACAGGGAAGGGACAGAAGAACTCAGGCTATTCTTCCTCTAAAGGGTAAGATACTTAATGTTGAGAAGGCGAGAATTGATAAGATACTCTCAAATGATGAGATAAGATCAATAATAAACGCAATAGGAACAGGGATAGGGCTTTCGACAGAGGAGGATGATGAGGGATTTGATCTTTCAAAGCTCAGATACCACAAGATAATACTTATGGCTGATGCCGATGTTGATGGGGCACATATCACAACACTTCTGCTAACACTGTTTTACAGATACTTCCCACAGATAATAGAGAACGGATTTTTATACATAGCACAACCTCCCCTTTACAAACTTAAAAAGGGAAGATCTGAGATATACGTCAAGGATGATGAAGAGCTTGCAAAGATCGTTATAGATTTTGCATCGGATGAGATAACATTTGAGGGGAAAAATCTTACGAAGATACAGATAAAGGATCTTGCAAAGAAGGCAAAAGAGTATTCAGATCTAAAAAGATCAATATACAAGAGAAAAGATAAAAAGGTTATAGATGCTGTTATTGATCTTAATATAACTGAGGATGACCTTACAGATGAAGACAGGGTTAAGGAGATCGTCCAGAAGTTAAGGGAGAAACTTCCTGAGTATAACGTATACTATGAGAGAAATCTTTTTGAGGGTGATATAGAGATATTCTGCGTCAGGGAAGAGAGATTTAAACAGGTACAGAACAAGATAGATGATGACTTCCTAACATCTTACGCTTACAGAAGAATACTTGAGCTAAGCTCCGAGATAAAACAGATCGTTGGTGAACTTCCTTTAACTATGAATTACAAAAATAAGGAGGTTACCGTTACAGATCTTGATCAGCTTTACGATGTTATATGGGAAGCGGGAATCCATGGTGTGGAGATACAGAGATACAAGGGTCTTGGTGAGATGAACCCTGAACAGCTCTGGGAAACAACGATGAACCCCAAAACAAGAAGACTTATGCAGGTAACACTTGAGGATGCTGCACTTGCAGATGAGGTTTTCTCTATACTGATGGGTGAGAAGGTAGAGCCAAGAAAAGAGTTCATCATGAAATATGCTAAAGAAGTGAGAAATCTGGACGTGTAG
- a CDS encoding c-type cytochrome, with amino-acid sequence MRVFIISLLLISNLAFAADKEKAYALFKKYGCEGCHADYGIVAGPSFYMVKSKYLKEFNNDIEATKQYLRETIRKGSSGKWFKFLDMKMPSHPQIQPEELEIIVDWIVSVPPPEEKKK; translated from the coding sequence ATGAGAGTTTTCATAATATCCCTTTTGCTTATATCAAATTTAGCTTTTGCTGCTGACAAAGAAAAAGCTTATGCACTTTTTAAAAAGTACGGATGTGAAGGCTGTCACGCAGACTACGGGATTGTGGCAGGACCAAGTTTTTATATGGTTAAATCAAAATATCTTAAAGAGTTTAACAATGATATTGAGGCTACAAAGCAGTATCTGAGGGAAACTATAAGAAAAGGAAGTTCAGGTAAATGGTTTAAATTCCTTGATATGAAGATGCCTTCACATCCACAGATACAGCCTGAGGAGCTTGAGATAATAGTTGACTGGATTGTTTCAGTTCCTCCACCGGAGGAGAAAAAGAAGTAG
- a CDS encoding sensor domain-containing protein: MNGSYIGYLDITDIFKNPLFKGGEVVFFLLDKDLNFKNVSENIKTVLGYSSDQLVNNRVNFLDIVHSDDINKVKDIPKKILDRKGLFQIDNLKLRSKDGKEVYVSCRKIYIKGKDSDYFIGYILDKTKEVEERSLFETISKVAPIGIFLQRKGRLVFVNKKVEEITEYSEKELLDMDDILLIVHPEDRKKVKEVIELRNKGIKKFANYRIKIITKSNRIKWIHINSETVSYHGEYSGIGTIEDITKEVHLEKAKELLFRINRLIMKISEIDVLLKAVVDTLISVDDFSDVFIAEVDENGQIVPKYFDKGSVITNLFNRLESLPEREVLNKMDYFYIRDVEEVEDFENWKEYVKTAGAGSVLLIPIFIHDSIKYVIVIYAREKDYFFDEEISIYREISDDVGFGIRYIQQQKDLFHKEFFDTLTDLGNRKLLLSELKELVREEEEFYLVFLDIYNFRFINEIYGEKVGDLLLREIADTLKEFLDGYKIFRSGSDTFTVVVRDKDIMSVLEKIRLAFTIPFSIEDHIIHLDFNVSVVKYPEDGKSETDIYIKGERTLELSKSKGKNHILFYNEKDYQKVKTIKEIEEKIETALIENQFTFNLQPVVDFKTDSVIAAEALIRWKTPEGEYIPPSEFIPIAEKTGQIKDIDNLMLVKVNDIINRWKREGLNPVKISVNVTPQNIEEIIYKIKSTNKMVFFKVPEGELLLNSKYIIMEITERDLLDLYRQKKDIDNLRKMGFEISIDDFGTGFSTLKYLANINVDSIKIDMSFIKDMLIDENVHKLVQSIINIAKIFNIKTIAEGVETEEQYIELKKLGCDRYQGYYFSPPLEPEEFVKFLKK; this comes from the coding sequence ATGAACGGTTCTTATATAGGGTATTTAGATATAACGGACATATTCAAGAATCCTCTCTTTAAGGGGGGAGAGGTTGTATTCTTTCTTTTAGATAAAGATCTGAACTTTAAAAATGTAAGCGAAAATATCAAAACTGTTCTTGGCTATTCATCCGATCAGCTGGTAAATAACAGGGTGAATTTTCTGGATATTGTTCACAGTGACGATATTAATAAGGTTAAAGACATTCCTAAAAAGATTTTAGACAGAAAAGGTCTGTTTCAGATAGATAACCTAAAGCTTAGATCAAAAGATGGAAAGGAGGTTTATGTATCCTGCAGAAAGATATATATAAAAGGAAAAGATTCAGATTATTTTATAGGTTACATACTTGATAAAACAAAAGAGGTTGAGGAACGATCGCTCTTTGAGACTATATCAAAGGTTGCCCCTATAGGTATTTTTCTCCAGAGGAAAGGGAGGCTTGTTTTTGTAAATAAAAAAGTGGAAGAGATAACTGAGTACAGTGAGAAAGAGCTTCTGGATATGGATGATATCCTGCTTATAGTACATCCTGAAGACAGGAAAAAGGTAAAAGAAGTTATTGAATTAAGAAATAAAGGGATAAAAAAGTTTGCAAACTACAGGATAAAGATTATAACAAAAAGCAACAGGATTAAATGGATTCATATAAATTCTGAAACTGTTTCCTATCACGGTGAGTACTCAGGAATTGGGACGATAGAGGATATAACAAAGGAGGTTCATCTTGAAAAGGCAAAGGAACTTCTGTTCAGGATAAACAGACTGATAATGAAGATAAGCGAGATAGACGTTCTTTTAAAGGCTGTAGTTGATACACTTATCAGTGTTGATGACTTTTCTGATGTTTTCATTGCAGAGGTTGATGAGAACGGACAGATAGTTCCCAAGTACTTTGATAAAGGGAGTGTTATAACAAACCTTTTCAACAGACTTGAGAGTCTTCCAGAAAGAGAGGTTCTTAACAAGATGGACTATTTTTATATAAGGGATGTTGAGGAAGTTGAGGATTTTGAAAACTGGAAAGAGTATGTAAAAACTGCAGGGGCTGGATCGGTCCTTCTTATACCTATATTTATCCACGACAGTATTAAGTATGTGATCGTCATATACGCAAGGGAGAAAGACTACTTTTTTGATGAGGAGATATCCATATACAGAGAGATATCGGATGATGTTGGGTTTGGTATAAGGTATATACAGCAGCAGAAAGATCTCTTCCACAAGGAGTTTTTTGATACGCTGACAGATCTTGGAAACAGAAAGTTACTTCTATCTGAACTTAAAGAGCTTGTAAGAGAGGAGGAGGAGTTCTATCTGGTTTTTTTAGATATATACAACTTCAGATTTATAAATGAAATATACGGCGAGAAGGTGGGGGACTTACTTCTAAGGGAGATCGCAGATACACTTAAAGAGTTTTTAGACGGTTACAAGATATTCAGGTCAGGATCGGACACATTCACAGTTGTTGTGAGGGATAAGGATATAATGTCCGTTCTTGAAAAAATAAGGCTTGCCTTTACAATACCATTTTCTATAGAGGATCATATTATCCATCTTGATTTTAATGTTTCTGTTGTTAAGTATCCTGAAGATGGTAAGTCAGAGACAGATATATACATAAAAGGTGAAAGAACGCTGGAACTCTCAAAAAGTAAGGGAAAAAATCATATACTTTTCTATAACGAAAAGGATTACCAGAAGGTTAAAACTATAAAGGAGATAGAAGAAAAGATAGAAACAGCTCTTATAGAAAACCAGTTCACATTCAATCTTCAGCCTGTTGTTGATTTTAAAACTGATAGTGTGATCGCCGCTGAAGCTCTGATAAGATGGAAAACGCCTGAAGGAGAGTACATACCACCATCTGAGTTTATACCTATAGCTGAAAAAACAGGACAGATAAAGGATATTGATAATCTTATGCTTGTTAAGGTCAACGATATTATAAACAGATGGAAGAGGGAAGGTTTAAACCCTGTAAAGATATCAGTGAATGTAACTCCCCAGAATATAGAAGAGATCATATACAAGATAAAATCAACAAATAAGATGGTATTTTTCAAGGTTCCTGAAGGGGAGCTTCTTTTAAACAGTAAGTACATAATAATGGAGATAACTGAAAGGGATCTTCTTGATCTTTACAGACAGAAAAAGGATATAGACAATCTGAGAAAGATGGGATTTGAGATATCTATAGATGATTTTGGTACAGGTTTTTCAACATTAAAATATCTGGCTAATATAAATGTTGATTCTATAAAGATTGATATGTCCTTTATAAAGGATATGCTTATTGATGAGAATGTTCATAAACTGGTCCAGTCTATAATTAACATAGCAAAGATATTCAATATAAAAACAATAGCTGAAGGTGTTGAGACTGAAGAGCAGTATATTGAGCTTAAAAAGTTAGGCTGTGACAGGTATCAGGGTTATTACTTCTCTCCACCACTTGAGCCTGAAGAGTTTGTAAAATTCCTTAAGAAGTAG